CGTCTGTGATCTCCTGCACATCCGGGAAAATGAGATACACGTCCTGGGTGGTCTGGGACCTCTCACTCTCTGCCGCCTTTGGCCGTCCGATCTCTTTTCTGACCTTCCAGGTCTTCCCGCCGATCCCAAGGGTATCGCCCTCCCAGCTTCCCCGGGAATCGTAAACCAGAACCTCCCCTTCTTCCAGGGTCTCCTGGCTTCCTTCCATCTGGTTATAATCTTCCAGAGGGATCATGTAGGCTTCGCTTATTTCTGCCATGCTGAAATCCGCGTCCGGCCCCGGCGTCGCTTCCAGCACATCTCCTTCTCTGAGGACCGCCGTTTCCCCCACGTGGTGAGCGATCTCCCGGCTGAGCGTCACTTCATATTCCGCCGTCACATCCTGCAGGATTTCCTGCAGATCCTGTTCCTTCCCGGCGTCCGCGGCCATCCTTACGGAAATCTCTCTGGGGAACCGGGTGTGCAGCACATCCTCCATCCCCGCGTACAGAGACACCGTACTGGAGATCACCACCAGCACCATGGTGCTTAAGATACAGATGTTGGCAAGCCCCACGCCGTTTTGCTTCATCCGGTAGATCATCCCGGAGACCGTGGTAAAATGGCTGGGCTGATAGTAAAAGCTTTTCCGCTTCTTCAGAAATTTCAAAAGGGCGATGCTGCCCGCCACAAAAAGGGCATAAGTCCCGATGATCACGCAGATCACCGCCACGAAGAAGGTCTGCAGGGCTTCCAGCGGCTCTTTGGTGATCACCGCCAGATAATAGCCGATCCCCACCATGACCACACCCAAAATAGCGAGAAGCCACCGGGTCCTGGGCTCTTTCTCCCCCTGGTTCCCACCCCGGAGAAGCTCCACCGGCCGGGCTTTACGGATCTGCAGCAAATTATAGGCAAGGGTCATGGCGAAAATCGCAAGAAACAGCGCCAGAGTCTGGACCATGGCCGCCGGAGACACCGCAAAGGACATCCCCACGTCATAGTGCAGGATCTTCAAAAGCAGCAGATACATCAGTTTCCCAAATACGATTCCCAGCACCAGGCCTGATCCGATGCTCGCAAGCGCCGTAAGAAGGGTCTCCAGGCAAAGCATTTTCCCGATATGCCGCTTCCCCATGCCCAGGATGTTGTAGACTCCGATCTCCTTCTTCCTGCGCTTGATGAGAAAGCTGTTGGTGTAGAAAAGGAAGATCACAGAGAAAAGCGCCATGACTCCCGCCCCAAGACCCAGGCAGGTGTTCAAAGGGCCGTCCTTTGGAATACTTTCGCTGCGGCAGAGGGCCCCGATGATGTAGTACATCATCACCGTCAGCGCTCCGGTGAGCAGGTAGGGAAGATAGGTCTTCCGGTTATTTCTCAGATTGGTCAGGGCCAGTCTGCCATAGATGGAACTACTCACCCCTCTCACCTCCCGTTGTCAGCACCGTCAGCGTGTCCGCGATCTTCTGGTACATCTGCTCGTTGGTAAGATTTCCCCGGTACAGCTGGTGGAACACGATGCCGTCCTTGATGAACAGCACCCGCCTGGCGCTGCTGGCCGCCTTCACACTGTGGGTCACCATCAGGATGGTCTGCCCGTCCTGGTTGATGGCGGCAAACAGCCGCAAAAGCTCCTCCGCCGCCCGGGAATCCAGCGCCCCTGTAGGCTCGTCCGCCAGGATCAGCTGAGGCCGTGTGATCAGCGCCCGGGCGATAGCCGCCCGCTGCTTCTGCCCGCCGGAGACTTCGTAGGGGTATTTCTCCAGGATCCCCTGGATCCCAAGCCGCTGGGCGATGGGAACAAGCCTTTTCTCCATCTCCGGGTATTTCCTGCCGGAAAGCACCAGCGGCAGGAAGATATTATCCTTAAGAGAAAACGTATCCAGAAGATTAAAGTCCTGAAACACGAACCCCAGATTCTGCCGGCGGAACGCGGCGATCTCTTTCTCCTTCACTCCCGAAAGATCCCTCCCCTTCAGGTAGACCTTCCCGCCGGTGGGCCGGTCCAGGGCCGCCAGGATATTCAAAAGAGTGGTCTTGCCGGAGCCCGACTCCCCCATGATAGCCACATATTCCCTGGGCTCCACAGAGAACGTCACGTCCCGCAGGGCCTCCACCTGATTGCCGCCAAACCGGGTGGTATAGATCTTCTTTACATTTTTCACATCCAGTAATGCCATATTTCTTCCGTCCTTTCCTTGCTGATTTCTCTTTACAAGGCCATTATAGAAAAAGGGAAAATGTACTGCCATCGATTTGGATTACATTTTCCCTTCTAATCTTACAAAACTGTACGGTTCCTATTCCGGGCGAAGCTCCTCCCGCTCCAGATTAAGTAGGACTTTCGTCCCCCGTCCCACCTCCGAATGGATCCGGATCTTATGTCCCAGCCGGTCCAGCACGGACTTGCAAAGATACAGGCCGATCCCGGTGGATTTCTTATCCCGGCGCCCGTTGTAGCCGGTAAATCCTTTCTCAAACACCCGGGGCAGGTCCTCCGGGGAAATGCCAATACCCGTATCCCGGATCGCCAGCTCGTCCCCCTCCATGTAAATGGAAATACTCCCTTCCTTCGTGTATTTCAGGGCGTTGGACAGGATCTGTTCCAGCACGAAGACCAGCCATTTCTCATCGGTGAGGACGGTCCGCCCGGTCTCCGTGAAGTCAAGCCGGATCCTCTTCAGGATAAACATCCGGGAATATTTGCGCACCGCCTGGCGGATCACATCGTCCAGAGAATACTCCCGGAAATCCAGGTCCGAAGACATCTCCTCCATTCGGAGGTAAGCCAGGACCATCTCCACATACTGCTCGATCTTAAAGACCTCCAGCTTCATTTCCCGGATAAAGGCAGCGTCCTGCTCTTCTTCCTCCTCCCGGGACTGAAGCAAAAGCCTTGCCGCCGCAATGGGCGTCTTGATCTGATGGGCCCACAGCCCATAGTAATCTACCAGCTCCTGCCGGGAAATGCGCCCCTTTGACTCCACTTCCAGCTTCTCCTCATAAAGCCGGCGCAGCAGCTCCTGATAATCCTCCTCGATGAGCGTCGCCGGCTCCGGAAGGCCGTCAAGCTCGGTCAGGATCTTCCGCTCACTCTCCAGAATCGTCTGATGGCGCCGGTAATACCGGGCAAACCCCACGCCGCCGTAGACAAGCACCCACACAAAGGTTAGGAGAAAGGCGTAGCGCACCGCCTCCAGCGGGATCCCGTAGAGATAAAAGACCACCAGAAAAACACCGACGAAACCGGCATACAGACAGATATTTTTGATATGTTCCCTGCAAAATCTTCCCAGTATCCTGATCATTCTTCCTGCCCTTTCAGAAAATAGCCGATCCCCTTCCTGGTCCGGATCAGATCTCTTGCCCCCAGGCTTTCCAGCTTCCTGCGAAGCCTGGCCACGTTGACGGTCAGGGTGTTGTCGTCGATAAACTCGTCGCTCTCCCACAGTCTTGCGATGATCTCATCCCTGGGAACGATCTTCTCCGCATTCTCCATCAGGATCTGCAGGATGCGGAACTCATTTTTGGTAAGCTCCAGCCGCTCCCCGCCAAACTCCACGGTGGCGTCCCCCAGATTCAGCGCCAAGCCCCCGTACTCCATCCGGTTCACCACTCCCTGGAGGGAATAGGCCCGGCGCAGCACCGCCTGCACCTTGGCGGTCACCACCCCCAGGTCAAACGGCTTTTCAATAAACTCATCCCCGCCCATATTCATGGCCATAACGATATTCATGTTGTCATTGGCGGAAGACAGAAAAATGACCGGCACATTGGAAGTCCTGCGGATCTCCTGACACCAGTAGAACCCATTATAAAAAGGCAGCATGATATCCAGAAGCACCAACTGCGGGTCAAAGCTTCGGAACTCGTCCATCACATTTTTAAAATCTTCCACACATGCCACCTGGTAATCCCACCGCCCCAGATGGGCGGCCAGCGCCCCGGCGATGGTCCGGTCGTCTTCTACGATCAGGATCCGGTACATTTTTTTCCACCTCCTGCCGGTACAATTCAGCCAAATTTGTCTCTATGGTACCGATTTCTCCCTCATTTGTCAAATGCAAATACGAAGGAGCCCGGTTCCCGATCCCTCCGGCTAGTGGAAGGAGTGGGCCCCGATCCTTTTTCCCTGGCTTCCCTGATCAAAATACAGACAGTCTCCGATGGGACTCTGCCCTGCCAGCGCGTCCTTTGCCGCCTGCAGGGCAGAGTCTGTGTACCCCTGGCTTGCAACCACCCGGTCCAGCCAGCCGCTTCCCGCCGGCGTAAACTGCCCCTTCTGATAGATCACCTCCCGCACCGTGTCCGGGAAAGCGTCGCTTCGCACCCGGTTCATCACCACCGCACCCACCGCCACCTGGCCTTCATAAGGCTGATTTCCCGCCTCGCAGAAAATGATAGACGCCAGAAGCTTTAAGGTGCTGTCTGAATACTCCACCCCTTCCCCAACGTTCGCGCTTGCCTTCGCCGCAGCGAACACTTCCTTTGCCGCAACACTTTCTCCCGCCTCCGTCACCGTCCCGGAAGACGCAAGAAGCTGCCTGCAGGCAGCAGGCCCGGAAAGATTCCCCTCCAAAAGAACATCCTGCGCCTGGCCCAAAGTCTCCAGAACGATCACCTCATCCGCCCTGGAAGGATAAAAAAGCTCTGTCCGCTGGGCAAAACCCGCCGTAGATAACACCCCGGCTGAAAACAACAAAAAAGCGGCATACCTTTTCCCACGTTTCCCCGTCATATTCCTGAACCTCCTGCCCACTCCCCGCATACGCCGGAAGTATCCTTCCATAGAAGTATATTCAAAAGTTTCAATTCTATTACAAATATTACAGAATTGTTACACTTCAAAAAGGTACAGGGCAAATTGCATTTTGGTACACCCCTTCGCGCATTTTGGTACACCCCGAAACGTAATTCAGGACGTAGCCTTTTTGCAAAAGGCTACGTCCTGAATTTAAAATAAAAAATTAAATCTTCGCAATATCGATCAACGTCAGTTTCTTGATATCTGTATTCTCCAGACTGGTGATCAGCGCTTCCGCGGTATCGATGGCGGTCAGCACGTTAACGCCGGTCTCGATGGCGTTGCGCCGGATCAGGAATCCGTCTCTGGCCCGCTCAGCCCCCTGAGGCGGGGTGTCGATGACCAGATCGATCTTATGGCCCAGGATCAGGTCCATAAGGTTGGGCGACTCCTGCTCGATCTTATTGACCGTGTTCACCTTCACTCCGGCGTCACGAAGAGCGTCCGCCGTGCCTTTGGTGGCGAAGATCCGGTAGCCGATGTCGGCGAACCGCCGTCCGATCTCCACTGCCTCGGGCTTATCTGCATCCCGCACGGTCATGATCATATTCTTGTGCTTGGGAAGCTTGATCCCGGCACCCAGGAAGGCTTTGTAGAGGGCCTCGTCAAAGGTCCTGGCAATCCCTAAGCACTCGCCGGTGGACTTCATCTCCGGTCCCAGGCTGATATCCGCCCCCCGGATCTTCTCAAAGGAGAATACCGGCATCTTGATGGCGAAATACTCTGCTTCCTTCTGCAGTCCCGGCGTATATCCCATGTCTTTGAGCTTGTGGCCCATGATCACCTTAGCCGCCAGCGGCACGATGGGGATCCCTGTCACTTTGCTGATGTAAGGCACGGTACGGCTGGACCGGGGATTGACCTCGATCACGTACACGTCCTCGCCGCATACGATGAACTGGATATTGATCAGTCCGATCACGTGGAGGGACATGGCCAGCCTCCGGGTATATTCCTCAATGGTCTTCTTCGTCTTCTCGGAAATGCTCTTGGCCGGATATACGGAGATACTGTCGCCGGAGTGGATCCCCGCCCGCTCGATATGCTCCATGATACCCGGGATCACAATATCCTCACCGTCGCAGACCGCGTCTACCTCGATCTCCTTGCCCTGGAGGTACTTGTCCACCAGGATGGGGTGATCCTGAGCGATCCGGTTGATGATCCCGATAAACTCATCGATGTCGTGGTCGTTGATGGCGATCTGCATGCCCTGGCCGCCCAGCACGTAGGAGGGCCGCACCAGCACCGGATAACCCAGCCGGTTGGCCACTTCCTTGGCCTCCTCCGCGGTAAATACCGTTCCGCCGGTAGGTCTTGGGATCTCGCATTTCTCCAGGATCTCGTCGAACAGCTCCCGGTCCTCGGCAGCGTCCACATTCTCCGCAGAAGTTCCCAAAATTGGCACACCCATCTTCATCAGGGCTTCCGTCAACTTGATGGCCGTCTGTCCGCCAAACTGCACCACCGCTCCGTCCGGCTTCTCCAGATCCACAATGCTCTCCACATCCTCCGGAGTCAGAGGCTCAAAATACAGTTTATCCGCAATATCGAAGTCCGTACTTACGGTCTCCGGGTTGTTGTTGATGATAATGGTCTCATATCCTTCTTTGGCAAATGCCCAGGTACAGTGAACCGAGCAGAAATCGAACTCGATCCCCTGGCCGATCCGGATGGGGCCGGAGCCAAGCACCAGCACCTTCTTCCGGTCTCTGGTCTCCTCCACCTCATTGACACTGCCGTAGACAGAATAATAGTAAGGCGTCTCTGCCGCGAACTCCGCCGCGCAGGTGTCTACCATCTTATAAGCCGCATGGATCCCGTACTCATGGCGCATATCATGGATCTGGCGCTCCGTGTTGCCGGTCAGCCTTGCGATCACATTATCCGGAAATTCCATCCGCTTGGCCTCTGCCAGAAGCTCCCGGCTAAGAGGCGTATTCTGCAGCTTCTGCTCCATTTCCACCAGAATGGCGATCTTGTCGATGAACCACAGGTCGATCTTGGTGATCTCATGGATCTCTTCATAGGAAATGCCCTGGCGGAGAGCCTCCGCGATCTTCCAGATCCGGCGGTCGTCCACCACCGCCAGGTCTTCCAGCAGCTCCTCCCGGGAAAGGTGGGAGAAATCATAGGACATCAGGCTGTCCACATGCTGCTCCAGGGAACGGATGGCCTTCATCAGCGCTCCCTCGAAATTATCGCAGATACTCATCACCTCGCCGGTGGCTTTCATCTGGGTGGTCAGGGTCCGCTTAGCGCTGATAAATTTATCAAAGGGAAGCCGCGGGATCTTTACCACACAGTAGTCCAGCATAGGCTCGAAGCTTGCGTAGGTCTTCTTGGTCACTGCGTTCTTGATCTCATCCAGGGTATATCCCAGGGCGATCTTAGCCGCCACCTTGGCGATGGGGTAACCGGTCGCTTTGGAAGCCAGCGCGGAAGACCGGCTGACACGGGGATTTACCTCGATCACACAGTATTCAAAGGTCTCCGGATGAAGGGCGTACTGCACGTTACAGCCTCCGGTGATATTCAGCTCGCTGATGATGTTAAGAGCGGAGGTCCGCAGCATCTGGTACTCCTTGTCCCCCAGTGTCTGGGAAGGAGCCACAACGATACTGTCGCCGGTGTGCACGCCTACCGGGTCGATATTTTCCATATTACATACGGTGATACAGTTGCCCTTGCTGTCCCGCATCACCTCATACTCGATCTCTTTCCATCCGGCGATACACCGCTCTACCAGCACCTGCCCCACACGGGAAAGCCTGAGACCGTTCTCCAGGATCTCCACAAGCTCATGCCGGTTATTGGCGATACCGCCGCCGCTTCCTCCCAGGGTATAGGCCGGACGCAGCACCACCGGATATCCGATCTTCTCGGCGAACTTCACGCCGTCTTCCACCGTCTCTACTACAAGAGAAGCCGCCACCGGCTCTCCAATCTTCTCCATGGTGGACTTGAACTCCAGACGGTCCTCCGCCTTCTTGATAGTCTCAGCCGTGGTTCCGATCAGCCGCACGTTGTTTCTCTTTAAGAATCCATTTTCCTCCAGCTCCATGGCCAGATTGAGGCCCGCCTGGCCTCCCAGGGTCGGGAGCACGCTGTCCGGCTTCTCCTTTAAGATCAGCTGCTCTACCACTTCTACCGTCAGCGGTTCAATATATACCCGGTCCGCGATGTCCTTGTCAGTCATGATGGTGGCCGGATTGGAGTTTAAGAGCACTACTTCCAGCCCCTCCTCCTTCAGGGAGCGGCAGGCCTGGGTTCCCGCGTAGTCGAATTCCGCCGCCTGGCCGATGACGATCGGACCTGAGCCGATCACCAAAACCTTCTTGATCTCTTTCTGTCTGGGCATGTTTAAACTCCTTTCATCATATCCATAAACCGGTCAAACAGGTATCCGGAATCCTGGGGCCCCGGACACGCCTCCGGGTGGAACTGAACGGTGAAGATCCGTTTCCCCACATAGGACAGTCCCTCGTTGGTCCCGTCGTTGACATTGACAAATGCCTCCTGGGCCACAGACGGATCCAGGGTGGAAGCGTCCACCGCGTACCCGTGATTCTGAGAAGAAATATAAACTCTTCCGGTGCTCAGATCCTTCACCGGATGATTGCCTCCCCGGTGGCCGTATTTCAATTTATAAGTCTTTCCGCCCCGGGCCAGAGCCATCAGCTGATGTCCCAGGCAGATCGCGAAGATCGGAATGTCTGTCTCATAGAGCTTGCCCACTTCCCGGATGATGGAGACACAGTCTGACGGATCTCCAGGGCCGTTGGAAAGCATGATCCCGTCGGGATTGCTCTTGATGATCTCCTCTGCGGAGGTATCCGCCGGGTAAACCGTCACCTGGCAGCCCCGCTGCTGAAGGGAGCGGACGATATTGTTCTTGGCGCCAAAATCCATCAGCGCGACCTTGGGCCCGTTCCCCGGGAGTACCGACGCTTCCTGACAGGTCACCTTGGACACCACATCTCCTACCCGGTAAGCTTTCAGTCTGGGGATCACTTCCTCAAGATCAAAGTCCTCCCTGGTGGTGATCATTCCGTTCATGGTTCCCTTCTCTCTCAGGATCTTGGTCAGCGCCCGTGTATCAATCCCGGCGATCCCCGGTATATCCTGCTCTTTCAGGAAATCCTGGATGCTTCCCTCACAGCGGAAATTGCTGGGCATCCGGGACAGCTCCCGCACGATGTATCCGTCCGGCCACGCCCGCTTGGACTCCATGTCCGGCGTAACACCGTAGTTCCCGATCAGCGGATAGGTCATTACCACTGCCTGTCCCGCGTAAGACGGGTCTGTAAGCACTTCCAGATAACCTGTCATGGACGTGTTGAACACGATCTCGCTGATCACTTCCCGCTGGGAACCAATACTGGTTCCGGTGAAGACGGTGCCGTCTTCCAAGATAAGAAATGCATTCATATTTTACGTCTTTCCTCCCTGATTGTATTGGCAGATTGCCGCAAAAAAAGCAGTTCGCGCAAACACGAAACCGCCTCTGTTCCCAGAATCCATCCTGCCGACAAATTCACGTCTGCCTAAATTGTAAAAATTATACTACAAAAGAAAAACCATTTCAAGATTTTCTTGAAAAACAGTTCCAACAGAACCAGTTCCGCCATGACCCTGTCCGGGAAAGAAGTCATGCTTGCATGAACTTCTGACCGGGCCGGGGCATGAGCGGAGCGCCAGACAATGAGCAAAACCTGCTGCGCAGGCAGCAGATGAGCCCCGTCAGGGGCGGGTTTTGCGAATGTCCGGCTGGCGCGGGCGGAACGTTCGCCGGGGCACAGGCGAATGTCCGGCTGGCGCGGGCGGAACGCTTCGCCCGCGCCAGCCGTCCTACCCCACGTACCACCTCCACAGCGCCTCTCCCCACCAGCAGGCGATCCCCATCCCCGCCGCAAGAAAAGGCCCAAACGGGATCTCCTCCCTGCCGCTCCGGCGGCGCAGCACGCAGGATCCCCCTGCCAGAAGTACACTGAGCACAAAAGCCACAGCCGTCCCCGCCGGTCCCAGGAAGATCCCGCCGGCAGCCAGAAACTTCACATCCCCGCCGCCGAAAGCCCCGGGCCAGACCAGGAGAAGAAGAAGGAAGATCCCGGCGCCCGCAAGGGCGCCAAGTGCCCCTTCTCCCAGGACCGCAAGCACTCCCCCGGATCCCCCAAGAGCCTTCCACACTCTCGCAGCCAGACCAAGGACTGCCAGCGCCTTTATAACCCCATCCGGGAGCCTTCGCTCCTTCCCGTCCGTCCAAGCCGCCGCTGCCGCAAGACAGCAGAACCCCAGGTTCAGACAATACCTTTCAAACTCCATATCCTTTTCTTATTCGTACTGCCAGTAGATGGTGATCTTGTTCTGGCTCTCCTGGTCCAGATAGCGGTAATGCACCTCTGTAAGATCATACCACCTTCCCAGATTGTCCGCCGCCCGTTTGATCAGATCACCCAGGATCCCTTCCCTGGCCTGCTCATAGATCTTCTCATCCGAGAATTTGAACACGGAAGGATTGCCTCCCTCCGAGATCACCTGATTCATTTTCTTCAGGATCTCTTCCCTGTCATAGTCCGTATAATACATTCCATTTACCACATAGTAGTTCCAGTCCATGCTGGTACATCTGGGAAGCTCCACATCCCCGTCCGGAGTGTGGGTCCGGAACAGCTCCTCCTCACTGCAGCACAGGTAATCATAATTGATATAGCCCTGCTGCTCCTCTCCTTCTTCCGACTGGAACACCGGGTCGCCCCAGGTGGTATCCACGTAATAATAATCTCCCTCACAGAGCACCAGATTCCAGGCGTGGCTCTCCCCCTCCCTGGTCTCTCCGGTCACATAGGTACAGAAGACCCCCAACTGCTCCAGAAGGTACTGGGTGGCCTTGGCATAGCCTGCGCACACAGACTGCCGGTTCACCAGCACACTGTAAATATTCTGGCCGTCCGGAGCCTCCTCCTTATACTCCACCTGATCTACAATGGTCTCATACACGTACTGGATCTTCTCAAAATCCCCGGCCTCCCCCGGCGCCCCGGCAAGCCACTCCCGGGTTTCTTCCCGGATCTCCTGCTCCCGTTCTTTTTGTTCTTCCACTCCGCAGAGATAACGGGGCTCCAGCACCGTATAAGGATCCCCGCCGGAGTAAGCGGTGGCTGTCACCCGCCCGTCGCACCAGAAGATCTCCGGGAAATCCTTCAGCACCAGGGCAAAGAGCTCATTGGCCCTCTCGGCCCTCTCACAGTGGACATAGATCTCCTCCTGGTGCTCCCTGAGTCCTTCTAACACTTCCTGGTAAGCCTTCTGATCCCCCTCCGGGATCTGCCTGTAGTAATATTTGTCCCCAAGGCTTCCCTCTTCCAGGGAGACCTGCTGATAGGGCACCTCTTCCTCCTGTACGAGAAGCGCTCCAAAAAACCCTTCCCCTTCCTGCCAGACAAAAAACAACACGGCGCCAAGAAGGACTGTAGCAAGAACTGTCAGCCCCGCCACGGTAAAACAGCTTTTCTTCCTTCTCCTCGGTCTTCGCCTCATGTCGACTCCTTTCGGCTCTTTTCTACATTATAAATCCCGGGTATGGTTTTCTCAATACCGGGCACCCTTTTCCTCCTCCCGCATAGGATAAGGGGAAGAGATTTTTTCTGAGGTGTTTCATGAACGGAACCAATCCTTCTTTGACAGAGGCCTCCGCACGCGGGCGCCTGAAGGTGAATGTCGTCTCCCAGGCCACTTCCCGGCCCGTCCCGGAAGCCAAAGTCTCCATCTCCTATACCGGCGTCCCGGACAGCCTGGTGGAACAGCTTAGCACAGACTCCTCCGGCCAGACTTCCTCCCTGGAGCTGGAGGCCCCGCCTCTGGAATACAGCCTGGAAGAATCCAGTGAACAGCAACCCTACGCGGAATACACCATCCAGGTGGAGGCGCCGGGTTATGAGCCCATCAGCGTGGCAGGCGCGGAGATCCTCCCGGACGTCACCGCCCTCCAGAACATCGCCCTCCCTCCCCGGTCCGGTTCCGACCCCGCCGGTGAAGTATTTGTCATTCCCGCACATACATTATATGGGTCCTACCCTGCCAAAATACCTGAGAGCGAGATCAAGCCCGTCACCGAGACCGGCGAGATCGTCTTAAGCCGGGTGGTTGTCCCGGAATACATTGTGGTCCACGACGGAAGTCCCCGGGATTCCACTGCCAGGGATTACTATGTCCGCTACAAGGACTACATCAAAAATGTAGCCTCCAGCGAGATCTACGCCACCTGGCCTGCGGAGACCATCCGGGCAAATGTGCTGGCCATCATGTCCTTTACCTTAAACAGAGTATACACCGAATGGTACCGGAACATGGGCTATGATTTCACCATCACTTCCTCCACCGCCTTTGACCACAAATGGATCCCGGAGCGGAACATCTACGACACCATCTCTGTCATCGTAGACGAACTCTTCGCCTCCTATCTCTCCCGGCCCAATGTGCGCCAGCCTCTTCTCACCCAGTACTGCGACGGCAGGCAGGTCCAGTGCCCCGGCTGGATGACCCAGTGGGGCAGCAAATCCCTGGGCGATGATGGCTACCGGGCCATTGAGATCCTGCGCTCCTTCTACGGAGAGGACCTGTATATCAACACTGCCCAGTCCATCTCCGGCATCCCTGCCTCCTGGCCGGGATACAACCTAGAGAAGGGCTCCACCGGAGAGAAGGTCCGCCTGCTCCAGGAAGAGATCAACGGCATCCACAAAGGTTATCCCTCCATCCCGGAGGTGGCGGTAGACGGCATCTACGGTCCCGCCACCCAGGCTGCGGTGAAGAAGATCCAGTCTGTCTTTGGCCTGCCCGCCACCGGGATTGTAGACTATCCCACCTGGTATAAGATCTCGGAAGTCTATGTAGGCGTCTCCCGGATCGCCGAGCTGGATTAAAAAAAGGAACATCCCCATGGGATGTTCCTCAGACTGTAGACAAAGTTGGTGCTGGAGCCCAGCTCCAGCACCACTCTTTTTGCCAAAATGCCAACTCCCATATTTTTTTATAAAAGATAAAAAAGAATCCTGATTTTTTGTCCTGCCTTTCCCTTACATCCAGAAT
This window of the Massilistercora timonensis genome carries:
- a CDS encoding ABC transporter permease, which produces MSSSIYGRLALTNLRNNRKTYLPYLLTGALTVMMYYIIGALCRSESIPKDGPLNTCLGLGAGVMALFSVIFLFYTNSFLIKRRKKEIGVYNILGMGKRHIGKMLCLETLLTALASIGSGLVLGIVFGKLMYLLLLKILHYDVGMSFAVSPAAMVQTLALFLAIFAMTLAYNLLQIRKARPVELLRGGNQGEKEPRTRWLLAILGVVMVGIGYYLAVITKEPLEALQTFFVAVICVIIGTYALFVAGSIALLKFLKKRKSFYYQPSHFTTVSGMIYRMKQNGVGLANICILSTMVLVVISSTVSLYAGMEDVLHTRFPREISVRMAADAGKEQDLQEILQDVTAEYEVTLSREIAHHVGETAVLREGDVLEATPGPDADFSMAEISEAYMIPLEDYNQMEGSQETLEEGEVLVYDSRGSWEGDTLGIGGKTWKVRKEIGRPKAAESERSQTTQDVYLIFPDVQEITDVLTYVRENNISGMDEEYLMSITQVEYVDSFDLSGSDETKAAVAEELTERLADSGLPGVECESRELSRESFYLLYGGIFFIGLYLGVMFLMATVLIIYYKQISEGYDDRERYQIMQKVGMDKREVRRSIRSQVLTVFFLPLLVAFVHIAVAFKVITKLLITFNMTNEPLYAACTVITGGVFAVFYVVVFAVTAREYYRIVN
- a CDS encoding ABC transporter ATP-binding protein gives rise to the protein MALLDVKNVKKIYTTRFGGNQVEALRDVTFSVEPREYVAIMGESGSGKTTLLNILAALDRPTGGKVYLKGRDLSGVKEKEIAAFRRQNLGFVFQDFNLLDTFSLKDNIFLPLVLSGRKYPEMEKRLVPIAQRLGIQGILEKYPYEVSGGQKQRAAIARALITRPQLILADEPTGALDSRAAEELLRLFAAINQDGQTILMVTHSVKAASSARRVLFIKDGIVFHQLYRGNLTNEQMYQKIADTLTVLTTGGERGE
- a CDS encoding sensor histidine kinase; this encodes MIRILGRFCREHIKNICLYAGFVGVFLVVFYLYGIPLEAVRYAFLLTFVWVLVYGGVGFARYYRRHQTILESERKILTELDGLPEPATLIEEDYQELLRRLYEEKLEVESKGRISRQELVDYYGLWAHQIKTPIAAARLLLQSREEEEEQDAAFIREMKLEVFKIEQYVEMVLAYLRMEEMSSDLDFREYSLDDVIRQAVRKYSRMFILKRIRLDFTETGRTVLTDEKWLVFVLEQILSNALKYTKEGSISIYMEGDELAIRDTGIGISPEDLPRVFEKGFTGYNGRRDKKSTGIGLYLCKSVLDRLGHKIRIHSEVGRGTKVLLNLEREELRPE
- a CDS encoding response regulator transcription factor; the encoded protein is MYRILIVEDDRTIAGALAAHLGRWDYQVACVEDFKNVMDEFRSFDPQLVLLDIMLPFYNGFYWCQEIRRTSNVPVIFLSSANDNMNIVMAMNMGGDEFIEKPFDLGVVTAKVQAVLRRAYSLQGVVNRMEYGGLALNLGDATVEFGGERLELTKNEFRILQILMENAEKIVPRDEIIARLWESDEFIDDNTLTVNVARLRRKLESLGARDLIRTRKGIGYFLKGQEE
- a CDS encoding cell wall hydrolase translates to MTGKRGKRYAAFLLFSAGVLSTAGFAQRTELFYPSRADEVIVLETLGQAQDVLLEGNLSGPAACRQLLASSGTVTEAGESVAAKEVFAAAKASANVGEGVEYSDSTLKLLASIIFCEAGNQPYEGQVAVGAVVMNRVRSDAFPDTVREVIYQKGQFTPAGSGWLDRVVASQGYTDSALQAAKDALAGQSPIGDCLYFDQGSQGKRIGAHSFH
- the carB gene encoding carbamoyl-phosphate synthase large subunit, whose translation is MPRQKEIKKVLVIGSGPIVIGQAAEFDYAGTQACRSLKEEGLEVVLLNSNPATIMTDKDIADRVYIEPLTVEVVEQLILKEKPDSVLPTLGGQAGLNLAMELEENGFLKRNNVRLIGTTAETIKKAEDRLEFKSTMEKIGEPVAASLVVETVEDGVKFAEKIGYPVVLRPAYTLGGSGGGIANNRHELVEILENGLRLSRVGQVLVERCIAGWKEIEYEVMRDSKGNCITVCNMENIDPVGVHTGDSIVVAPSQTLGDKEYQMLRTSALNIISELNITGGCNVQYALHPETFEYCVIEVNPRVSRSSALASKATGYPIAKVAAKIALGYTLDEIKNAVTKKTYASFEPMLDYCVVKIPRLPFDKFISAKRTLTTQMKATGEVMSICDNFEGALMKAIRSLEQHVDSLMSYDFSHLSREELLEDLAVVDDRRIWKIAEALRQGISYEEIHEITKIDLWFIDKIAILVEMEQKLQNTPLSRELLAEAKRMEFPDNVIARLTGNTERQIHDMRHEYGIHAAYKMVDTCAAEFAAETPYYYSVYGSVNEVEETRDRKKVLVLGSGPIRIGQGIEFDFCSVHCTWAFAKEGYETIIINNNPETVSTDFDIADKLYFEPLTPEDVESIVDLEKPDGAVVQFGGQTAIKLTEALMKMGVPILGTSAENVDAAEDRELFDEILEKCEIPRPTGGTVFTAEEAKEVANRLGYPVLVRPSYVLGGQGMQIAINDHDIDEFIGIINRIAQDHPILVDKYLQGKEIEVDAVCDGEDIVIPGIMEHIERAGIHSGDSISVYPAKSISEKTKKTIEEYTRRLAMSLHVIGLINIQFIVCGEDVYVIEVNPRSSRTVPYISKVTGIPIVPLAAKVIMGHKLKDMGYTPGLQKEAEYFAIKMPVFSFEKIRGADISLGPEMKSTGECLGIARTFDEALYKAFLGAGIKLPKHKNMIMTVRDADKPEAVEIGRRFADIGYRIFATKGTADALRDAGVKVNTVNKIEQESPNLMDLILGHKIDLVIDTPPQGAERARDGFLIRRNAIETGVNVLTAIDTAEALITSLENTDIKKLTLIDIAKI